In Scatophagus argus isolate fScaArg1 chromosome 14, fScaArg1.pri, whole genome shotgun sequence, the following proteins share a genomic window:
- the trpc4a gene encoding short transient receptor potential channel 4a, translating into MSQLYYRRTDSSSYRDRIPLRIVRAESELSPLEKAYLGAVEKGDYASVKQALEEAEIYFKININCIDPLGRTALLIAIENENLEIIELLLSFNVYVGDALLHAIRKEVVGAVELLLNHKKPSGGMQVPPILLDKQFSDFTPDITPVILAAHTNNYEIIKLLVQKGVSVPQPHEVRCNCVECVSSSDVDSLRHSRSRLNIYKALASPSLIALSSEDPFLTAFRLSWELQELSKVENEFKSEYEELSQQCKQFAKDLLDQTRSSRELEMILNYRDDINLLDEEGNNDLARLKLAIKYHQKEFVAQPNCQQLLASRWYDEFPGWRRRHWAGKFFTCVFIGLLYPMFALCYLIAPKSRYGLFIRKPFIKFICHTASYLTFLFLLLLASQHIVTTEQDRQGPAPTTVEWMILPWVLGFIWAEIKQMWDGGFQDYVHDWWNLMDFVMNSLYLATISLKIVAYTKYSGSKPRNQWEMWHPTLVAEAVFAIANIFSSLRLISLFTANSHLGPLQISLGRMLLDILKFLFIYCLVLLAFANGLNQLYFYYETKAEKGKCKGIRCVEQNNAFSTLFETLQSLFWSIFGLISLYVTNVDADHQFTEFVGATMFGTYNIISLVVLLNMLIAMMNNSYQHIADHADIEWKFARTKLWMSYFEEGATLPAPFNIIPSPKSFLYLMCWVKRQMCKRTSSKRPETIGTLGRRAAENLRINHQYQEVLRNLVKRYVAAMIRDAKTEEGLTEENFKELKQDISSFRYEVMGMMKTGKPALQGTKASGSSVDSSLAYSKSSLEVSPCPQSSQMKSKLNRFKIITSILKQGNSTASPRPPEASNGLPNGLLSPVSDESSTEKSCQRRNFPKDITDFGLFQKRHWGGNEDSSGAGETSRKMYSLSEEAGESGDSDAEGQDKEHSAKGKDKEGLDTEKEEDATVNEAPNENNKIILNTNNCSDEGENKETEEMEKDKISCSDSVADGCLSGASRDEA; encoded by the exons ATGTCACAACTATACTATCGACGGACTGACAGCTCCTCTTACCGGGACCGCATCCCGCTGAGAATTGTGCGGGCCGAGTCGGAGCTGTCACCTTTAGAGAAAGCCTACCTCGGAGCTGTGGAGAAGGGCGACTATGCTAGTGTCAAACAGGctctggag GAAGCGGAGATCTACTTCAAGATCAACATCAACTGCATCGACCCTCTCGGCCGCACGGCCCTGCTGATTGCCATCGAGAACGAGAACCTGGAAATCATTGAACTCTTGTTGAGCTTCAACGTCTACGTCGGCGATGCCCTTCTACACGCGATCCGCAAGGAAGTGGTGGgagctgtggagctgctgctaaATCATAAGAAGCCTAGTGGCGGCATGCAG GTTCCTCCTATCTTATTGGACAAGCAGTTCTCTGACTTCACCCCTGACATCACTCCCGTCATTCTAGCTGCACACACCAACAACTATGAAATTATCAAGCTTCTGGTGCAGAAAGGTGTGTCTGTGCCGCAGCCGCACGAG GTGCGCTGTAactgtgtggagtgtgtgtctAGTTCAGATGTGGACAGCCTGCGTCACTCGCGCTCACGCCTCAACATCTACAAAGCGCTGGCAAGTCCCTCATTAATTGCGCTCTCCAGCGAGGATCCTTTCCTCACTGCATTCAGGCTCAGCTGggagctgcaggagctcagCAAG GTGGAGAATGAGTTCAAATCAGAGTATGAGGAGCTGTCTCAGCAGTGTAAACAGTTTGCCAAGGATCTCCTGGACCAGACAAGAAGCTCCAGAGAGCTGGAGATGATCCTCAACTACAGAGACGACATCAACTTACTGGATGAGGAAGGCAACAACGACCTGGCAAGACTCAAACTAGCCATCAAATACCACCAAAAAGAG tTTGTAGCTCAGCCAAACTGCCAGCAGCTTTTGGCATCCCGCTGGTATGATGAGTTCCCCGGCTGGAGACGGCGCCATTGGGCAGGGAAGTTCTTCACCTGCGTCTTCATCGGCCTCCTCTACCCCATGTTTGCTCTCTGCTACCTCATTGCTCCTAAGAGTCGCTATGGTCTCTTCATTCGCAAGCCCTTCATCAAATTCATCTGCCATACAGCGTCCTATCTGACTTTTCTGTTCCTGCTGCTCCTTGCCTCCCAGCACATTGTAACCACGGAACAGGACAGGCAGGGCCCTGCACCAACCACTGTGGAGTGGATGATCCTGCCTTGGGTATTGG GATTCATCTGGGCAGAGATCAAACAAATGTGGGATGGTGGTTTCCAAGACTACGTCCATGACTGGTGGAACCTGATGGACTTTGTCATGAACTCTCTATACCTGGCCACCATCTCCCTCAAGATTGTAGCCTACACCAAG TACAGCGGTAGTAAACCCAGGAACCAGTGGGAGATGTGGCACCCAACACTAGTAGCTGAGGCAGTGTTTGCCATTGCAAACATTTTTAGTTCCCTGCGCCTCATCTCACTGTTCACAGCCAACTCTCATCTAGGGCCACTGCAGATCTCTCTGGGGAGAATGCTTCTGGACATCCTGAAGTTCCTTTTCATCTACTGTCTG GTCCTGCTGGCCTTCGCTAACGGGCTGAACCAACTGTACTTTTATTATGAGACCAAGGCTGAGAAGGGAAAATGCAAAGGCATCCGCTGTGTGGAGCAGAATAACGCTTTCTCCAC GTTATTTGAGACGCTGCAGTCGCTCTTCTGGTCAATCTTTGGTCTGATCAGTCTGTATGTGACCAACGTGGATGCAGACCATCAGTTCACTGAGTTCGTCGGCGCCACGATGTTCGGCACCTATAACATCATCTCACTGGTGGTGCTCCTCAACATGCTCATAGCCATGATGAACAACTCCTACCAGCACATTGCT GATCATGCAGACATCGAGTGGAAGTTTGCCAGGACAAAGCTGTGGATGAGTTACTTTGAAGAAGGGGCCACTCTCCCAGCCCCTTTCAACATCATCCCAAGCCCCAAATCATTCTTGTATCTCATGTGCTGGGTCAAGAGGCAAATGTGCAAGAGGACAAGCTCCAAGCGGCCCGAGACTATTGGAACTCTTGGA CGGCGAGCAGCAGAGAATCTGAGGATAAACCATCAATATCAG gAGGTACTGAGAAACTTAGTGAAGCGTTATGTGGCCGCCATGATCAGAGATGCCAAGACAGAGGAAGGCCTGACTGAAGAGAACTTCAAG GAGCTGAAACAAGATATCTCTAGTTTTCGTTACGAGGTGATGGGCATGATGAAGACAGGGAAGCCTGCTCTACAGGGTACAAAGGCCAGTGGCAGTTCAGTGGACTCCAGTCTTGCTTACTCCAAGTCCTCCCTCGAGGTTTCTCCCTGCCCCCAGAGCAGCCAGATGAAAAGCAAACTCAACCGATTCAAAATCATCACATCCATCCTCAAGCAGGGCAATTCCACAGCTTCACCCAGGCCTCCTGAAGCCTCCAACGGACTGCCTAATGGACTCTTGTCCCCAGTCTCTGATGAGAGCTCCACCGAAAAGTCATGCCAGAGGAGAAATTTCCCCAAAGATATCACCGACTTTGGCTTGTTCCAGAAACGCCACTGGGGTGGAAATGAAGATTCATCAGGTGCAGGCGAGACTTCCAGAAAAATGTACTCTTTGtcagaggaagcaggagagTCTGGAGACTCAGACGCAGAGGGGCAGGACAAAGAGCACAGTGCAAAGGGTAAGGACAAGGAAGGACTAGAtacagaaaaggaggaagatgcTACTGTAAATGAGGCcccaaatgaaaataacaagaTTATTTTGAACACCAACAACTGCTCAGACGAaggtgaaaacaaagaaacagaggaaatggaaaaggaTAAAATATCCTGCAGTGACTCAGTAGCTGATGGTTGCTTGTCAGGGGCATCCAGAGATGAAGCTTAA